The Terriglobales bacterium genome includes a window with the following:
- a CDS encoding 4Fe-4S dicluster domain-containing protein, which produces MSKESKALLIDITKCIGCQQCAAACKTGHKQPGDPEPTLSATAFTTVEPRGDKFVRRMCLHCEDPSCASVCPVGAIIKTAQGAVRYNGSKCIGCRYCMIACPFSVPKYEWSKLAPYVVKCDMCAERVLAGQQTLCAEACPAGATIFGNREELLMEAHKRIADNPGTYVPRIYGEKEVGGTSVFYVSDVAFEKLGFIEPPLNQPMPTLSAAALGEVPTVVTIGGSLLAGLYWFTQRRREVALAESAEREPKERS; this is translated from the coding sequence TATCACCAAGTGCATCGGCTGCCAGCAGTGCGCCGCAGCCTGCAAGACCGGGCACAAACAGCCCGGCGACCCGGAGCCGACGCTTTCGGCCACGGCCTTTACGACGGTCGAGCCGCGCGGCGACAAGTTCGTGCGCCGCATGTGCCTGCACTGCGAGGATCCGTCCTGCGCCAGTGTTTGCCCGGTCGGCGCCATCATCAAGACTGCCCAAGGCGCGGTCCGTTACAACGGCTCCAAGTGCATCGGCTGCCGCTACTGCATGATTGCTTGCCCGTTCAGCGTGCCCAAGTACGAATGGAGCAAGCTGGCGCCCTACGTCGTCAAGTGCGACATGTGCGCCGAGCGCGTTTTGGCAGGCCAGCAGACCCTGTGCGCGGAAGCTTGTCCCGCCGGCGCCACGATTTTCGGCAACCGCGAAGAGCTGCTCATGGAAGCGCACAAGCGCATAGCCGATAACCCCGGTACCTACGTCCCCCGGATTTATGGTGAGAAAGAGGTCGGAGGCACTTCCGTATTCTATGTTTCCGACGTTGCCTTCGAGAAGCTCGGATTTATTGAGCCGCCGCTGAACCAACCGATGCCGACACTGTCCGCCGCCGCCCTGGGTGAAGTGCCCACCGTGGTCACCATCGGCGGGTCTCTGCTCGCCGGACTGTACTGGTTCACCCAGCGGCGCCGCGAAGTGGCGCTGGCCGAATCGGCGGAGCGCGAACCGAAGGAAAGGAGCTGA